In Sebaldella termitidis ATCC 33386, one DNA window encodes the following:
- a CDS encoding phage tail tube protein → MNIEVLAALQTAKGTAKTDTMAKLSATDYGVLPSVDKKVSEALGSGRWVRDGFVSKISVAGDVPVELTMDQLEILLAGAGFEGKVTGTDYVMTSGASIDKYLTIGVNDLDSDMFEYSKDCQISSLALNVQLEAFIKGTANIIGMDHITENTKFSGTATAVRDESLICLGSKITEKTNDITSQIESLDLTIDNKLEGKGALNSVYYKSIKQSDRGSVTLGLTFNEFNKASYMDAQDLLLANGEFKVETEFAELQDPTKKVVFEFPKCKISKNERTDLAGAGGMSKELEAFYDETIKSPVKITFKNYTSVL, encoded by the coding sequence ATGAATATTGAAGTATTAGCAGCACTACAGACAGCAAAGGGAACAGCAAAAACAGATACAATGGCAAAATTATCAGCAACAGATTATGGTGTTTTACCATCTGTAGATAAAAAAGTATCAGAAGCTTTAGGATCAGGAAGATGGGTAAGAGACGGATTTGTATCAAAGATATCAGTAGCCGGGGATGTTCCGGTAGAATTAACAATGGATCAGTTAGAAATACTACTTGCAGGTGCAGGATTTGAGGGAAAGGTAACAGGGACAGATTATGTTATGACTTCAGGAGCAAGTATTGACAAGTACTTGACAATAGGAGTAAATGATCTTGACAGTGATATGTTTGAGTATTCAAAAGACTGTCAGATATCAAGTCTTGCTTTAAATGTACAATTAGAAGCATTTATAAAAGGAACTGCAAATATAATAGGAATGGATCATATAACAGAAAATACAAAATTTTCTGGAACAGCAACAGCAGTGAGAGATGAATCATTAATTTGTCTTGGATCAAAAATTACAGAAAAAACTAATGATATTACATCACAAATAGAATCATTAGACCTGACAATAGACAATAAATTAGAAGGAAAAGGAGCATTAAATTCTGTTTACTATAAGTCAATAAAGCAGTCAGACAGAGGAAGTGTTACACTTGGATTGACATTCAATGAATTTAATAAAGCAAGCTATATGGATGCTCAGGATCTATTGCTGGCTAACGGAGAATTCAAAGTGGAGACTGAATTTGCAGAATTACAGGATCCAACAAAAAAAGTAGTATTTGAATTCCCTAAATGTAAAATTTCAAAAAATGAAAGAACAGATCTAGCAGGTGCAGGCGGAATGAGTAAAGAGCTGGAAGCTTTCTATGATGAAACAATAAAATCACCTGTAAAAATAACATTTAAAAACTATACAAGTGTGCTTTAA
- a CDS encoding LysR family transcriptional regulator, producing MLDFRHETFLALCRIKNYTKTAEFLHMTQPAVTQHIKFLENYYNVKLFNYERKNLSLTREGELLYDYATTMSADNKRIKDILAEKDTESISLSFGTTLTVGEYVMPGILENMLEKYPGIRITMSVNNTKVLLEKLKSGEINFVILEGSFEKTKYDSVLFSKEEFIAVCSPDSELKNKQVTLKEILEERIILRENGSGTRDIFEHILYRHNLSIESFKRKCEAGNISVIKELVKKNFGITFLYKAAVEKELAENQLGRINIAGFSEKYEFNFVFLKDSIYKKDYLVWYNLMKSFGGKN from the coding sequence ATGCTGGATTTTAGACATGAAACATTTCTTGCACTATGCAGGATAAAAAATTATACCAAAACAGCAGAGTTTTTACATATGACACAGCCGGCAGTGACACAGCACATAAAATTTTTGGAAAACTATTATAATGTAAAGCTTTTTAATTATGAAAGAAAAAATCTTTCTCTTACACGGGAAGGTGAGCTTCTGTATGATTATGCAACGACTATGAGTGCAGATAATAAGAGAATTAAAGATATTCTTGCCGAAAAAGATACGGAAAGTATTTCATTATCCTTTGGTACGACACTTACCGTGGGGGAGTATGTAATGCCGGGTATATTGGAAAACATGCTGGAGAAGTACCCCGGAATCCGTATTACAATGTCCGTTAATAATACTAAAGTTTTATTGGAAAAATTAAAAAGCGGAGAGATAAATTTTGTGATTCTTGAAGGTTCCTTTGAAAAAACAAAATACGATTCTGTGTTGTTCTCCAAAGAGGAATTTATAGCAGTCTGTTCACCTGATTCCGAGCTGAAGAATAAGCAGGTTACGCTTAAAGAAATATTGGAGGAGAGAATAATACTGCGTGAAAACGGGTCGGGAACACGGGATATTTTTGAGCATATATTGTACAGACATAATCTTAGTATCGAAAGCTTTAAAAGAAAATGTGAAGCAGGGAATATAAGTGTAATAAAGGAGTTGGTAAAAAAGAATTTCGGGATAACTTTTTTATATAAAGCTGCTGTGGAAAAAGAGCTTGCCGAAAACCAGCTGGGCAGAATAAATATAGCCGGATTTTCTGAGAAATACGAATTTAATTTTGTATTTTTAAAGGATAGTATTTACAAAAAGGATTATTTGGTGTGGTATAATCTTATGAAAAGTTTTGGGGGAAAAAATTAA
- a CDS encoding sigma factor-like helix-turn-helix DNA-binding protein translates to MKKQYKEYKVIDKDLSGFLLYDEKISDSFYEIEIEAIEDICDLKISDLKKIVCEKIEDGNFIDFIERLCRNRLLSIVPMLVLDKREFFVYDLFYKEKETQSEIGKKLGITRQSVNKIVKKINMKFENASGNIIEHYYK, encoded by the coding sequence ATGAAAAAGCAATATAAAGAGTATAAAGTAATTGATAAAGATTTATCTGGATTTTTACTCTATGATGAAAAAATATCTGATAGTTTTTATGAGATTGAGATAGAAGCTATTGAAGATATATGTGATTTGAAAATCAGTGATTTGAAAAAAATTGTGTGTGAAAAAATAGAGGACGGGAACTTCATTGATTTTATAGAAAGGTTATGCAGAAACAGACTTTTGAGTATTGTTCCCATGCTTGTATTAGATAAGAGAGAGTTTTTTGTTTACGATTTATTTTATAAAGAGAAAGAAACTCAAAGTGAAATAGGAAAAAAATTAGGAATAACACGACAATCTGTAAATAAAATAGTAAAAAAAATAAATATGAAGTTTGAGAATGCAAGCGGCAATATAATAGAACATTATTATAAATAA